The genome window CTCCTATCAACTGCGCACTTTCCAATACAGCTGCAGCCATAACTGGCTTAAATACGTTGAGTTCAAAATGTCCTTGCATGCCACCCACAGTAACTGTTGTGTCATTACCTATCACTCGTGCACATACCATAGTAATGGCTTCTGCTTGTGTGGGATTTACTTTTCCGGGCATGATAGAACTACCAGGCTCGTTTGCAGGAATGATCAATTCACCTATACCGCTGCGTGGACCACTAGCGAGCATTCTAATATCGTGAGCGATTTTGTTTAAGGAAACCGCTACTTGCTTTAAAGCACCATGAGTTTCTACTAGAGCGTCATGAGCCGCCAAAGCTTCAAATTTATTATCGGCTGTTTTAAATGGCAATTCGGTAAAATGTGCGATGTAATCTGCTACTTTTACGTCATAACCTTTAGGCGTATTGAGTCCAGTTCCTACAGCAGTTCCGCCCAAAGCAAGTTGACTCAAGTGAGCAAGTGTATTCTCTAAAGCGATGATTCCAAAATCCAGTTGCGACACATAACCAGAGAATTCTTGTCCTAAAGTAAGAGGTGTTGCATCCATCAAGTGGGTACGACCTATTTTTACAATGTCTGTAAATTCAATAGACTTATTATGCAATGTATTGCGCAGTTGCTTAATCCCTGGAATGGTATTTTCTACTACTTTTTTATAACAAGCGATATGCATTCCAGTAGGAAAGGTATCGTTAGAAGATTGTGATTTATTCACGTCATCATTAGGCTGTATGGTCTTTTCACCTTCACCTACTGTCTTGCCAGCAAGCTGCTGCGCACGGTTAGCGATCACCTCATTCACATTCATATTAGATTGTGTTCCAGAACCTGTCTGCCAGATCACCAATGGAAATTGATCGTCGTGTTTTCCATCTAATATTTCATCACAAACTTGAGCAATTAAGTCGCGTTTTTCTTCTACAAGAATTCCTAGGTCACAGTTGGTATACGCAGCAGCTTTCTTTAAATAAGCAAATCCATAAATGATTTCTAGCGGCATACTGCCAGGAGCTCCTATTTTAAAATTCATACGGGAGCGCTGTGTTTGCGCTCCCCAAAGCTTATCTGCTGGAACTTCTACGTTCCCCATCGTATCTTTTTCTATTCTGTATTCCATGTGGTTGAATTTTTAACAAATATAAAACCTGCAGTTTGTTTAATCGTCTGATTATGGATAATTATAACAAGATAGGATAGAGGTATTGGCAGGTACAGCAAGAGATTATCCATGGCTAGCTCAGGGCAAAAGCGAGATCATGCAATGAAATCCTAACGAGTGACAGATGATGAAGAGCAAAACCAGTCTTATAAACAGTTTTTTGTTAATAAATGCCTCAGAGTCTTGGAATTTTTAAGTTGTAGTCTTTATCTTTGCAACAAATAAAGAGAGACAATGTTCGATTTTGATCAATACTTAGGCTTTTTAGCATTTTTAGGAATTCTTACTTTAGGATTTTGGCTAATGATTTTCTTGACTGCTATCATACCATACTGGATAACTGGTTCCTTATTAGAAAAAAGAAAATTAAAAAAAGAAGCAAAGCTTAAAAAACAAGAAGCAAACAATTCTTTATAAAGAATTGATATACGATAAATCAAAAACCGTCTCGCTGTGCTAGACGGTTTTTTTGTGGCTTAATTTTAGAAAAATAGGATGCGCTTTTTTTGTCATGACTTGTTGGTAATCCCTTATATTTATCAAAGCAGTAGTTTCTAAAGGAGAACTCGTTTAAAAGAATATCAAATTAAAAAATCCCTTTTCAATTTAATGAAAAGGGATTTTAATGTATTTGGTTTTACCCATAGTTCAAATGGTAAATACTATTACTTTTTATTTATCTTCTGGTTTTAAGATCGCTAAGAAATAGTCTTTTGTCAGGTATTTGTTTGCGGCATTCTGAATATCTTTTGCAGTTAGCGCATTAACGGCATTTTCATATTCAAGAACTTTATTGATCTCTTCCTTTTCTTCGTCTGCATCTACAAGAGCGCTTAACCAGTAACGATTGGTTTTTACTCGTTCTTTATAATCTAGTAAATAACCTTCTTTTACTTTGTTCAAGTCTTTTTTAGACGGTCCATTTGCTTTGATATAGTCGATCTCGTTCATCGTCGCATCTACTAGTTTTTCTACATTATCTGGACCGCAAGGAAAGGATATTCCAAAACTTAAAGCTGGATAAGGATTCTTTCTTAAAGATCCTCGTGCACCACCAGAATAGATGCCACCTTCCTTTTCACGCAGGGTCTCAATGATTTTAATTGTCAATGCTTCCCCTAAGGCATCTACTGCCAGGTTTTCTTTGTCGCTGTAGCTCGGGATTTCATAAGCCCAAGTGATACGCACGCTACTTTTATCGTCTGTTCCTTTTTTTACTACTTTCTTGCGAGTTCCTTGCTCTTCTCTCCAGTCCGTAGTTTTAAAGCTTTCATTAGAATTTAACCCAGGAAGACTGCCGATGTATTTCTTAGAGAACTCTTCTATTTGTGCTTTATCTATATTTCCCACCAAGTAGAAATTAAAATCACCCGCATCTGCAAAGCGTTCTTTATATAGCTTATAAGCGAGGTCATAGTCTGCTTCATTATATTTTTCTACTGTAGGGAAACCGGTGTAACGAGGGCTAGAACCATATCTTATTTTATTGATTTCATTACTAAAGTAGGTGTTGGGATCTGACATCATACGACCTATAAAAGATTTTTGTTTAGATATAAAACTTGCAAAAGCTTCGTCATCTTTATTCAAATCTGTAAAGTAGAGGTGTATTAGTTGAAACATGGTTTCCAGGTCTTTAGGAGTCGCACTACCTCTAAAGGTTTCTGTCAGATAGCCTACACTTGGGGAAACATCTACTAACTTACCCGTCATAAATTTAGACATATCTGTTTGTGTCATTCCTGCCACGCCTGCTTGCGTCAGTCCTCCATTTGCAAGGTTGGTTTTCTTTGCCTCTTCATCGCTATAAAGGCTCGTGCCACCGTAGCTAAAGGCACTCATTAAGATCTCATCGTTTTTAAAATCCGTAGGCTTTACTGTAACGGTCGCACCGTTACTCAATGTATAGGTAGTGGTTCCTACTGGATCATTAGTAGTAGTCTTAGTGATTGATCCAGCAGCTGGTAGGCTCTCGATAAGATTTTCTCTTACTTCTGTGTCTTCATATGGGTCTACTTTTGAGGCGGCTACTTCATTAACTACTTTTAAAACTTGAGTTTCAGTCGGAGGCGTATCTGTTGTAGGTCCTGTAAATACGATTGTACGGTTATCATCATGAATGTAATCGTTGATTTTTGCATTTACTTCATCAACATCAATTCCGGGTAGTAGCTCCATGGTTTTGTTATAATTCCACTCAATACTAGGAACTGTTGCTCCAGAAAAATAAGACTGCACATACTGACCTACTATACGACCGCTTTCTAGTTTATCTCTGTCTTTGTAATAAGACTCGAAGAAAGACCCATAAGCTTGCTTTGCACGATCCAGCTCTGCCTGACCAAAACCATATAGCTTTACTCGTTGGTTTTCCTCTAATAATGCTTTTAAAGCAGCTAGTTGACCGTCTGGGGCACTACCTGCAAATGAAGAGTAGGCGTTCTTATTTCTAGCAACCGTACCTCCATAACTACTAGAGCCAAAAATAAATGGTGGGTTTGCTTCTTGAGTAAGTTCTTGTAATCTATTATTAATCATAAAAGAGAACAATCCATTGACTAAATCATCTCTGTAATCTCCAACGGTAAGTGTAGGTGAAGAAGCCGATTTATCTTTATAGGATATGTTCACACTCGCAAATGTCGCCTCCTTATCTTGAGCAATAGCTACCTTAGTATCATCATGATTGGGCAACTCTATAACGGGACGTTTTCTAGGATTTATAGGTGTAGGAATTGGACCGAAGTGATCTTTTATTTTTTGTTCCATGACGGCTACGTCTAGATCTCCTACCGCTACTACAGCCATAAGATCTGGACGGTACCAGTCGTTGTAAAACCTTTTCAATACTTCGGGTTTAAAATTATCAAGAATGTCATCTTTTCCTATAGGAAGACGCTCTGCATATTTTGAATTGTAGAACTGTACGGGTATAGTTATTTTATTCATACGATCAGAGGCTCCTTTACCGGTACGAGACTCTTCCAGTACCACGCCGCGCTCATCATTGATAGCGTCTGTTTCTAAATTTGCACCATGAGCCCAATCTTCTAAAATGGTAAAGCCTTGCTCCAGTTTTTCAGGATCATCACTCGGGATAGGTAGAATATAAACAGTTTCATCAAAACTAGTGTAGGCGTTTAAATCAGCACCAAATTTAACGCCTATGCCTTGGAGGTAATCTACCAATTCATTTTTATTAAAATTAGTAGTCCCATTAAAATTCATGTGTTCCATAAAGTGAGCAAGACCTTGCTGATCCTCATCTTCAAGCACCGATCCTGCATTTACGGCAAGTCTTAATTCTACTTTGTCCTCTGGTTTCCCGTTGTTTTTGACATAATAAGTAAGTCCGTTAGACAGTTTTCCCATACGAACACTTGGGTCTGATGGGATTTCTTGATTCATTCCAGCCATCATAGGTGCTTCTATAACAGGTGGAGTAGGTGCCACAGGTGAGGTCGTGGAATTGTTGTTCGTTACTTTAGGGCCACAAGCAGCAATAATAAGTGCTAGTGCTCCCAAGTAGGGTAGCCATACTTTTTTCATAGACGGAATTTTTGGTTTATTTAAATTTCTTTTACTCTCGCTTTCGCGAAAGCGAAATAGTTATAATTATTTAAACATCTAAAAATCATAATTAGTGTCATGATTAAATGTTAATAATGAAAGATAGAGGTTGCCAATTTTAAATACAAATTTTGTTTGATAAATAATGTTAATACCTAAGATAAAGGATTCTTATAAATCAAGTTTACTTATGAGCACTTTAGGTTTGCTAAAGACTGTTCGAGAAAACAACTATATAATGTTTGAATTTGGTCAATATTTGGGTTTTTTAGCATTTTTAGGAATTCTAACTTTAGGATTTTGGTTAATGATTTTCTTGACTGCTATCATACCATACTGGATAACAGGCTCCTTATTAGAAAAAGAAAATTAAAAAAAGAAGCAAAGCTTAAAAAACAAGAAGTAAACAATTCTTTATAAAGAATTGATATACGATAAATCAAAAGCTGTCTGGCTGTGCTAGACGGTTTTTTTGTGGCTTAATTCTAGAAAAAAAGTGTTTTTTATGCTTTAGGTAACCAACTAACATAAACCTATCATATTTTGGAGTATTTGAAAATCTTATAAAAATATTAATAGTCCAATTTCATTCGATCCGTTATCTTGTAAAATACAGTTAATTAAAAACTTGAAAGATGAAAAATTTAATAATTCAATGTAGTATAATCGCAATTATTTTGTGTTCTGCTACTGTCAATGCTCAGCAATATTTACCTAATGACCCAACTCCTGCACAGGAAGAAAAGGCAAAGGAAATAGTAGTACAATTTGACAGCGTTCTTTCATTAACTACTAAACAGGAGTTGCTTTTCGATATAAAGCAAACCGAGTTTATTGTGTCCCAAGAACTTCTTATAAATAGTAATACACCAAAAGAAGAACTAAATAGAATGCTCCTAGCACTTTATTTAGACCAAGCAATGGAAATGAAAGATATTTTAACGCAACCTCAATATGACCTTTACGCTAAGGTACGCAGTACCTATGACCCGTTATTAGTAATTCTATAATTTAAAAAAGCCACTTTAAAGTGGCTTTTTTTATTTCTTGTTGCAAGCCTAGTCACAAGATTTTATATTTACACCAAATAATATATAACTATTAAACTTTAGAAATGGGTAGAGCTTTTGAATTCCGCAAGGCGCGTAAAATGAAACGATGGAGTGCCATGTCTAAGGCCTTTACAAGAATAGGTAAAGACATTGTCATAGCAGTGAAAGAAGGTGGACCAGATCCTGATGTCAACTCTAGATTAAGAGCGGTGATACAAAATGCCAAGGCGGTAAACATGCCTAAAGTAAACGTAGAACGCGCGATTAAAAAAGCAACCGATAAAGATACGGCCAACTATGAAACCGTACTTTTTGAAGGATATGCACCTCACGGTATAGCAGTTCTCGTAGAAACCTCTACAGATAATAACAATAGAACAGTGGCAAACGTGCGCAGTTATTTTAATAAATGCGATGGTAATCTAGGTACCTCTGGCTCGGTAGAATTTATGTTTGATCATAAATGTCATTTTAGAATCCCAGCAGGAGCATTAGATTTAGAAGAATTGGAATTGGAATTGATAGATTTTGGTGCTGAGGAGTTGTTCCTTGATGAAAAAGATGAAGAAGATAATAATTCTGTAGATGGAATCATGATTTATGCAGAATTTCAAAATTATGGAGCTTTGCAAAAAGCACTAGAGGAGATGAATATCGAGATCTTAAGTTCAGATTTTGAATATATTCCTACCATTCAAAAGGAAGTGACCGCAGAGCAAAAAGAGGACATCGATAAATTATTAGAGAAGTTAGATGAAGACGATGATGTGAATAATGTTTACACCACTATAAAAGAAGAAGAGGAGTAACTGATGAATGATGTCAGTTTTGCAGTGCATCAAGATGGGCATCACTTTTTTCAGTTAAAAATCACAAACAAGCCATCATAAATGGAATTTGTCAATAGGCAATTAAGTAAAAGCCAATTAAAACTCTTAATTTTAGGATTCATACATTAAAAGCGAATTATAACATGGTAAAAGAAAAATATCAAAGTGTCCTTGATTTAGGAGAAAAATTAAACATCCAAAATGGAGACGTACAGGTAAACGGAGATACATTAGAAATAAGAGGTACCGCAGCGACTCTTTATTATAAAAATTTATTGTGGGATGAGATTAAAAAAGTGGGTGGAGATAGCCCATCAGATGTAATGGCAGACATTAAAGTTGCTGATGATTCTATCTATGCCAAGCACACGGTAAAAAATGGAGAGTCTTTAAGTCTTATTGCAAAACATTATTTTAAAGACCCAATGAAGTACAAGCAAATTTTTGCAGCCAACACTGATATATTGAAAAATCCAGATTTGATACATGCAGGTCAGGAATTAGTCATTCCTAATTTGTAATTATCAACCTATTATACACAAAAAGCCTCTCTAATTGCGAGGCTTTTTTATTTTTTAGCGAGACAGACTAACTTCAATTATAGCTTTTACCTTCTAGGAAGATCATTGTCTAAATCTTTAAGAGGTAATTGAGAAGTTCCCATTAAATAGGAGTCTACATGATGTGCTGCTTCCCGACCTTCAGAAATTGCCCAAACTATTAAGGACTGACCGCGTCGCATATCTCCGGCAGTAAATATTCCATCTACGTTGGTCTTATGGTTAGAAGGGTCTGCTTTTATATTTCCTCTCATATCTGTATCTAAGCCTAGCTGATCAATTAAGGTTTTTTCAGGCCCAGTAAATCCTAAAGCAAGCAATGCCATATCGCATTCCCATTTTTTCTCTGTTCCTTTTACCTCTTTTAATTCGGGTCTTACATGACCCGGTTTTTTGATCCATTCTACTTCTACGGTGACCAGGCCGGTAAGGTTTCCTTTTTGGTCTCCTAAAAATTCTCTAGTAGAAATGCTAAAGACACGTTCTACGCCTTCTTGATGTGAAGAGGTGGTTTTTAAACGCATAGGAAAATATGGCCAGGGTTGTTCTTCTGATCTTTCTATAGTAGGTCTGGCTAGGATTTCAAAGTTGGTTACAGAAGTTGCTCCGTGTCTGTTAGATGTCCCTATACAGTCAGAACCTGTATCTCCACCACCTATAACCACTACATTTTTATCGGTCGCCATGATGATTTCTTCCCATTCTTGAAAACCATCTACACGTTCATTATTTTGCTTTAAAAAATCCATCGCCTGATAGACACCTTTAAGATGAGCTCCTTTGATAGGAATGCCTCTTTTTATCGTTGCACCTCCACAAAGGACAATAGCATCGTGATCACTTTTAAGTTTTTCAACACTGATATTTTTACCAACTTCAGAATTAGTTTTAAAAATAATCCCTTCTTCCTCTAAAACTTGCAGTCGTCTATCGATCACGTCTTTTTGCAATTTAAAATCTGGGATCCCATATCTTAATAGGCCACCTATTTTTGCATCTCGTTCATAAACAGTAACGGTATGACCAGCTCTGTTTAATTGTTGAGCTGTCGCCAGGCCTGAAGGTCCAGATCCTATGACGGCTACTGTTTTAGTGGTGCGTTCCTTTGGGGGTTGTGCATTTACCCATCCTTCTTCAAAGGCTTTTTCTGCAATATTCTTTTCTATATTCTCAATACTTACTGGATCTTCATTGATCCCTAGTACACAAGATTCTTCACAAGGAGCCGGACATAACCTACCTGTAAATTCTGGGAAGTTATTGGTACTGTGTAATATTTGAGCAGCTTCTTTCCAGCGGCCTTTATATACCATATCGTTAAAATCTGGAATCAGATTTCCTAACGGGCAGCCACTATGACAAAAAGGAATGCCACAATCCATGCATCGCCCACCTTGTTTTTTTAGTTCAGGCTCTGTAAGAGGCACGGTAAATTCTTTATAATTCTCTACACGTTCTTGAACAGGTAAATAAGTCTCATCTGCTCTTTTATATTCTAAAAATCCGGTTGTTTTTCCCATATCTAATTTCTTTAATTCTTTTAAACTGTTCCTAATCGGTTTTCGTTAAAATCACTTTTAAGACTCCAAGTCTTTTCTCAGTAGTCCAATAGCACAGTGATCTATTTCTTTTCAGTCATTAAACAGTTTCCGTATTCTCTTCTTCTAATCTCAATAAAGCCAATCTGTATTCTTCTGGCAATACCTTTATAAAATGCCCCACTTCTTGTTCCCAGTTTTCTAACAATCGCTGGGCTAGTGGACTCAATGTCATGTTGTAATGTTCTTCCACCAGGTCTTTTAGAATATTCAAATCTGCTGTATCTTCAACAGGATTAAAATGGAGGCCTTCTGTATTGGATTTGGATACTAGAGTGCGGCCTTTATCATATACAAAGGCAATACCACCGCTCATTCCAGCTCCAAAATTCCTTCCTACACTTCCTAAAATCACCACAGTTCCTCCTGTCATGTATTCACATCCATGGTCACCTATTCCTTCTACAACAGCTTGAACTCCAGAATTACGAACACAAAAACGCTCGCCAGCTTTTCCATTGATAAATGCTTTACCAGTTGTAGCGCCATAAAAGGCAACATTGCCTATAATCACATTTTCTTCAGGCGCAAATGTGGATTCCATTGGGACTTTTACGATCAATTTTGCTCCAGACAGTCCTTTACCTATATAATCGTTAGTATTTCCCGTAACGCTCAGTGTAAGTCCTTTTGCTGCAAAGGCTCCAAAACTCTGACCAGCAGATCCTTTAAAATTCACTTTAAGCGTATTATCAGGAAGTCCGTTAACACCGTATATTTTTGAAATTTCATTACTGAGAATAGTTCCTACAGCACGATTTTCATTAGTAATGTCAAAGTCTAAAATGGTTTTTTCTTTTCTAAATAATGCAGGATGCGCTTTACTGATGATTTTAAAATCCAAAGCTTTTTCTAGATCGTGATCTTGCTTTGTTGTATTCCTTAAAGCCACCGTATCAGGAACATCTACTTTATGAAGAATAGGAGAAAGGTCCAGTCCCATAGCTTTATAAGAATCTATAGATTTACTTCTGTCTAGTTTTTGAACTTGGCCTACCATTTCATCCATCGTTCTAAAACCTAACTGGGCCATAATCTCGCGCAATTCTTGGGCTACGAAATACATGAAATTCACTACATGTTCTGGTTTTCCTTTAAATTTCTTACGCAATTCTGGATTTTGCGTAGCAATACCTACGGGACAAGTATTTAAATGACACGCACGCATCATGATACATCCAGAAGCCACCAAGGGAGCGGTGGCAAAACCAAATTCTTCAGCACCTAACAAGGCTGCAACGGCGACATCGCGACCGGTTTTTAATTGACCATCACATTCCAATACCACTCGATTACGCAAGTCGTTCATGACTAGTGTTTGTTGCGCTTCGGCAAGGCCTAATTCCCAAGGCAAACCTGTATGTTTAAGTGATGTGAGTGCCGCAGCGCCGGTTCCACCATCGTGGCCAGAGATGAGAATCACATCAGCCTTTGCTTTTGCTACTCCAGCGGCAACAGTTCCTACACCTACTTCTGATACTAACTTTACATTAATACGGGCTTCTCGATTAGCCGATTTTAAGTCATAAATCAATTGGGATAAATCTTCAATGGAATAAATATCGTGATGAGGTGGTGGCGATATCAATCCTACGTATGGAGTAGAGTTACGCGTTTTGGCGATTTCTGCATTAACTTTAGGGCCAGGAAGATGTCCGCCTTCACCAGGTTTTGCTCCTTGAGCCATTTTAATTTGGATCTCACTTGCGTTAGTCAGGTAATTAGAAGTAACCCCAAATCTTCCCGAGGCTACTTGTTTAATAGCACTGTTTTTCCAATCTCCATTCACATTTTTATAGAATCGTTCTTGGTCTTCACCACCTTCTCCAGAATTACTTTTTCCAGAAATACGGTTCATGGCAACTGCTAGATTTTCATGGGCTTCTTTAGAAATGGAACCATAAGACATCGCCCCTGTCTTGAATCGTTTGACAATTTCAGTCCAAGGCTCTACTTCATTGATATCGATAGGGTCAAAGTTAGTAAACTCAAATAGACCTCTAATCGTCATCAATTGTTTTTGCTGATCATTGATTAATGCAGCGTATTCCTTATACACCAATGGTTTGTTGCTTCGCACAGCTTCTTGTAACTTGGCAATCGTCATCGGATTGAACAAATGTTTTTCTCCTTTTCTTCTCCATCGGTATTCACCACCTATTTCTAGGTCGAAATTGGATGGCTGTTCCGCTTTAGCGAAAGCGGAGTCATAACGTTTATGAATATCTTTTTCAATCTCGTGCAAACCAATTCCCTGAAGACGCGTTACCGTGCGAGGGAAGTATTGCTCCACCACTTTAGAATTGATTCCTATACATTCAAAAAGTTGCGAACCGCGGTAAGAATTTAAGGTAGAGATCCCTATTTTATTCATCACTCTTAAAACCCCTTTTCCTATAGCAGCATTAAAGTTTTGGATGGCAATCTGAGGGTCTTTCATCTCGAGTAAATCGATATGGGTCTCGATGATCTCGTTCACCATATACGGGTTGATTGCACTGGCACCATAACCAAATAATAAGGCAAAATGATGCACCTCACGAGGCTCAGCAGACTCGATGATCAAACTGGCTCGAGAACGTTTTTTGAGCTTTACCAGTCCGTTATTGACATAACTACAAGCCAAAAGTGCTGGAATAGGAGCACTGTCCTTACTCACCTCACGATCTGATAGGATGATGATGTTTGTTCCTTGATCAATTGCTTTAGCAGCGTTCTCTAAGAGTCTTTCAAGTGCATTTTCCAGTCCATTATGACCTTTTTGTGCTTCATATACCATAGGAATGGATATGATATTGAAATGATCGTGCTTGAAATTCTTTACCTTATCTAAATCTTGTTTGGAGATCACTGGATTCTGAATTTTGAGTTTTCTACAATGAATATTGTTGATCTCAAAGATGTTAGAATCGCTTCCTAAAGAAAGACTGATATCGGTAATTAGTTCCTCCCGTATACCATCCAGCGGCGGATTTGTCACCTGCGCAAACAGCTGTTTGAAATAATTATAAATGAGTTGTGGACGTTCAGATATCGCAGCAATAGGAGCGTCATTCCCCATGGATCCTATAGGCTCTTTACCCAAATTTGCCATAGGAAGAATGATTCGGTCGATTTCTTCTTGAGTATATCCAAATAATAACTGTCTTCTAACAAGAGACTCCTGATTGAGAAATACAGGACATTCATTATAAGGAATGTCTTTTAAATGTACAAGATTTTGGTCCAGCCATTCTTGGTAGGGGTATCTAGAGGCAATTTCCTGTTTGATTTCTTCATCATTTATAATCCTTCCAGCGCTCATATCCACTAGAAACATTTTTCCTGGCTCTAGTCTTCCATGCATTTCTACATTAGCTGGAGCTATATCTATAACTCCAGTTTCTGAAGACATGACTACATAGCCATCTTTAGTAACCGTATATCTGGAAGGTCTTAATCCGTTTCTATCGAGAACGGCACCTATGTAATTCCCATCTGTAAAAGGAATAGAAGCAGGACCATCCCATGGTTCCATAAGACAAGAATTGAATTCATAAAAGGCCTTTTTTTCTGGAGACATGTCTGGGTTTTTTTCCCATGCTTCTGGAACCAACATCATCATTACTTCTGGTAAAGATCGCCCGGTCATTAATAAAAGCTCCACAACCATGTCCATGGAAGCAGAATCAGATTTACCTGGAAGTACGACCGGTAATACGTTCTTAAGGTCTTCACCGAACCAATTGCTTTTCATGAGTTCTTCTCTAGAAAACATGCGCGCTATATTACCTCGCAATGTATTTATTTCTCCATTGTGACACATGTACCTAAACGGCTGTGCCAGGTCCCAAGTAGGGAAGGTGTTTGTAGAGAATCGCTGGTGTACTAATGCCAGTCTGGTAACAAAAGAAGGTTCATTTAAATCTTTATAAAAG of Nonlabens sp. Ci31 contains these proteins:
- the gltB gene encoding glutamate synthase large subunit — encoded protein: MLKKQGLYLPEFEHDNCGAGFMCSLHGTKSNDIIHKALQILEKLEHRGAVSADGKTGDGAGILIDIPHAFFESVCDFSIPSSGDYAVSNVFLPRKINQQDYCIRILEEQIEKQGLEILGWRDVPVDESVLGEIAQVSQPFIKQLFVEKPEKQSEFDFNLKLYIARKTAEHTIYSSKLSESSFFYLPSFSTKIIIYKGLLRPQDIKAFYKDLNEPSFVTRLALVHQRFSTNTFPTWDLAQPFRYMCHNGEINTLRGNIARMFSREELMKSNWFGEDLKNVLPVVLPGKSDSASMDMVVELLLMTGRSLPEVMMMLVPEAWEKNPDMSPEKKAFYEFNSCLMEPWDGPASIPFTDGNYIGAVLDRNGLRPSRYTVTKDGYVVMSSETGVIDIAPANVEMHGRLEPGKMFLVDMSAGRIINDEEIKQEIASRYPYQEWLDQNLVHLKDIPYNECPVFLNQESLVRRQLLFGYTQEEIDRIILPMANLGKEPIGSMGNDAPIAAISERPQLIYNYFKQLFAQVTNPPLDGIREELITDISLSLGSDSNIFEINNIHCRKLKIQNPVISKQDLDKVKNFKHDHFNIISIPMVYEAQKGHNGLENALERLLENAAKAIDQGTNIIILSDREVSKDSAPIPALLACSYVNNGLVKLKKRSRASLIIESAEPREVHHFALLFGYGASAINPYMVNEIIETHIDLLEMKDPQIAIQNFNAAIGKGVLRVMNKIGISTLNSYRGSQLFECIGINSKVVEQYFPRTVTRLQGIGLHEIEKDIHKRYDSAFAKAEQPSNFDLEIGGEYRWRRKGEKHLFNPMTIAKLQEAVRSNKPLVYKEYAALINDQQKQLMTIRGLFEFTNFDPIDINEVEPWTEIVKRFKTGAMSYGSISKEAHENLAVAMNRISGKSNSGEGGEDQERFYKNVNGDWKNSAIKQVASGRFGVTSNYLTNASEIQIKMAQGAKPGEGGHLPGPKVNAEIAKTRNSTPYVGLISPPPHHDIYSIEDLSQLIYDLKSANREARINVKLVSEVGVGTVAAGVAKAKADVILISGHDGGTGAAALTSLKHTGLPWELGLAEAQQTLVMNDLRNRVVLECDGQLKTGRDVAVAALLGAEEFGFATAPLVASGCIMMRACHLNTCPVGIATQNPELRKKFKGKPEHVVNFMYFVAQELREIMAQLGFRTMDEMVGQVQKLDRSKSIDSYKAMGLDLSPILHKVDVPDTVALRNTTKQDHDLEKALDFKIISKAHPALFRKEKTILDFDITNENRAVGTILSNEISKIYGVNGLPDNTLKVNFKGSAGQSFGAFAAKGLTLSVTGNTNDYIGKGLSGAKLIVKVPMESTFAPEENVIIGNVAFYGATTGKAFINGKAGERFCVRNSGVQAVVEGIGDHGCEYMTGGTVVILGSVGRNFGAGMSGGIAFVYDKGRTLVSKSNTEGLHFNPVEDTADLNILKDLVEEHYNMTLSPLAQRLLENWEQEVGHFIKVLPEEYRLALLRLEEENTETV